The genomic interval TATTACCTCCATTTATTGGCGAATGAATTGAAACATTGTTTGTAACTGGCGCACCTTCAAGTCCCACCCATTGGGTACGATGTAATACAAAAATGCTCATTTTTTCTCGCATACCTGCATAGGCTGGGTTGATACTCATACTGTTGTACATGTACTGAGTGAATTGCGCATCTTGTTGTCCATAACTAAAAGTAGTCATGAATATTAAAATCAATATGGTTATTTTACTTTTCATTTTTTTTTATTTAAAACCTAAGACATTTTCTCAGAAATTGATTATCTATTTAAATATAAGTAACCTGCTTTTTGATGTAATACTGCATCAGTGTCTTTGTAGTTTACAATGTAATAGTATGTTCCTGTAGGCAATTCTGAAGACTGACTTACCGTTACTCTTCCTTCTGAAATTCCTTTAAATGCTCTGTCGGTATTGTTGTATTGTTCTCTTTCGAATACTAATACACCCCATCTATTATAGATTTGCACTGTGTTTTCAGGATAACATTCTAACCCTCTAACATAAAACACATCGTTATCACCATCACCATTTGGTGATACCGCTTTTAACGGCTCCACAACACAACCAACGATACCCACTACTGTTGATTCTTCTTCAAAACTACTTGTACTTGACGATACCGCGGTTACATCTACTCCAAATCTAGTTTTACCAATAACAGAAGCTTGATTAGAAACAGTTCCGAATCTAATATCATCTTGAGTCAAAGAGTATGTGGCATAATAAGCAGTAGTGTTTATTTCTCCAATTGCTAAAATAGAGATTGGACTTCCTGTCACGACAACTCCTGGTAATAAATCAGAAAGACTTATATTATATAGGGTAACATTTCCAGTATTTTGAATTTTGAAGTTATACTGTATTTTTTCACCAGCTTGTGCAAAACCATCGTTGTTTTCATCGACAAAGACACCTGTTTTTAATAAAGAGATTATTCCTTTTTGTTGTAAAGGGGTCTCTGTTTTGGTGTCATTATCTACTGTTGTTCCGGAGATATCTTGAACATTATTTCCTTTAGGGTCTTGACCTTTAGCCAAAGCAGTATTAATTACTTTACCATTGTCAATATCCGCCTGAGTTAATACATAGGTGCCTTTTATAGTTGCATCAGTATCACCTGGTAATAAAGTAATAATAGTATTGTTGCTAATGTTTGGAATTAGTGGATCTGTCACTTTAATGTTGATTACAGTCACGTCACCAGTATTTTTCACTGTGAAGAAATAATTTATTTTTTCTCCAACTTGAGCAAAACCATCATTGTTTGTGTCTACAAAAGCGGCAGTTTTAACTAAAGCAATCGAAGGATTTTGAGACAATGGAGTCATTGTACAATCCAAACATTCAGGATCTTTAGTACAAGTCGTGCAAGGCGTAGGATCGGTAGAAGTTCCCGTTACAGGATTTCCTTTAGGATCTTTCGCAGTTGCAGTTGCCAAGTTGTAAACGATACCTGCATTGATATCCTCTTGTGTAAGAGTATGAGTAGCAGTGAATGTAGTGTCATCAGAAGTTCCTATAGCAAGAATTGCAATTGGACCTCCAGAAACTACTGCATTATTATCGGTTACAGTTACATTAGTTAAAGTAACGTTTCCTGTGTTTTTTACTACGAATGTGTAGTTGATTTTATCCCCAACATTCGTTTTTCCATCACCGTTAGTATCTACATACCTACCATCTTTAGTAATCGAGATCGAAGGATTTTGAGACAATGGCGTCATTGTACAATCCAAACATTCAGGATCTTTAGGACAAGTGGTACAAGGTGTTGGATCGGTAGAAGTTCCTGTTACAGGATTTCCAACAGGAGGAGTACCTTTTGCTAAAGCTAAATTGTAAACAACTCCTATGTTGATGTCTTCTTCAGTTATATTATATAATGCTGAAAATGTATTTGTATCACTTTCATTACTATTCAAGCCTATTGGCCCACCATTTACAGTTACTTTGTTGTCTGTTACAGTTATTCCTGTTAGAATTGAACCACCAGTGTTTTTTACCGTAAAGGTATATTTAATTTGATCTCCTACGTTTGTTTTTCCATCAGTGTTAGTATCAACATAAGTTCCTTCCTTTGTAATAGAGATAGAAGGGATGTAAACAGAAACTTTAACAATTGCATCGTCACAGTTCGTAGTTAAGTTTATGTTTTCACATATTTTGTAAACCAATTCATAGTCACCCGCTGGTGTTCCAGGCGCAATTTTTACGTCAGTCCCAACAAGTGTGATTCCTGCATTAGTTGCAGAAACAAAAGAAGTAGTCACTTTAGTTGGATCAACAAGAACTCCGTTTAATTTATCATTCACCAATACATTAGTGAAAGCTGTACCACCTGCTAAACCGTTTACGGCAGTAGGAGCAGTGTCATTATTAGCTTCGATAGTTGCAGCGGATACTTTTACTTTAACAATTGCATCGTCACAGTTCGTAGTTAAGTTTATGTTTTCACATATTTTGTAAACCAACTCATAGTCACCCGCTGGCGTACCAGGCGCAACTTTTACGTCAGTCCCAACAAGTGTGATTCCGGCATTAGTTGCAGAAACAAAAGAAGTAGTCACTTTAGTTGGATCAACAAGAACTCCGTTTAATTTATCATTCACTAGTACATTAGTAAAAGCTATTCCGCCTACTAAACCGTTTACGGCAGTAGGAGCAGTGTCATTATTAGCTTCGATAGTTGCAGCGGATACTTTTACTTTAACAATTGCATCGTCACAGTTCGTAGTTAAGTTTATGTTTTCACATATTTTGTAAACCAACTCATAGTCACCCGCTGGTGTTCCAGGCGCAATTTTTACGTCAGTCCCAACAAGTGTGATTCCAGCATTCGTTGCAGAAACAAAAGAAGTAGTCACTTTAGTTGGATCAACAAGAACTCCGTTTAATTTATCATTCACCAATACATTAGTGAAAGCTGTACCACCTGCTAAACCGTTTACGGCAGTAGGAGCAGTGTCATTATTAGCTTCGATAGTTGCAGCGGATACTTTTACTTTAACAATTGCATCGTCACAGTTCGTAGTTAAGTTTATGTTTTCACATATTTTGTAAACCAACTCATAGTCACCCGCTGGCGTACCAGGCGCAACTTTTACGTCAGTCCCAACAAGTGTGATTCCGGCATTAGTTGCAGAAACAAAAGAAGTAGTCACTTTAGTTGGATCAACAAGAACTCCGTTTAATTTATCATTCACTAGTACATTAGTAAAAGCTATTCCGCCTACTAAACCGTTTACGGCAGTAGGAGCAGTGTCATTATTAGCTTCGATAGTTGCAGCGGATACTTTTACTTTAACAATTGCATCGTCACAGTTCGTAGTTAAGTTTATGTTTTCACATATTTTGTAAACCAACTCATAGTCACCCGCTGGTGTTCCAGGCGCAATTTTTACGTCAGTCCCAACAAGTGTGATTCCAGCATTCGTTGCCGAAACAAAAGAAGTAGTCACTTTAGTTGGATCAACAAGAACTCCGTTTAATTTATCATTCACTAGTACATTAGTGAAAGCTATTCCGCCTACTAAACCGTTTACGGCAGTAGGAGCAGTATCATCATTAGCTTCGATTGAAGCAGCAGACACTTTCACTTTAACAATTGCATCGTCACAGTTCGTAGTTAAGTTTATGTTTTCACATATTTTGTAAACCAACTCATAGTCACCCGCTGGCGTACCAGGCGCAACTTTTACGTCAGTTCCAACAAGTGTGATTCCGGCATTAGTTGCAGAAACAAAAGAAGTAGTCACTTTAGTTGGATCAACAATAACTCCGTTTAATTTATCATTCACTAGTACATTAGTGAAAGCTGTTCCGCCCACAAAACCGTTTACGGCAGTAGGAGCAGTATCGTCATTTGCTTCGATAGTTGCAGCAGATACTTTTACTTTAACAATTGCTTCGTCACAGTTTGTAGTTAAGTTTATGTTTTCACATATTTTGTAAACCAACTCATAGTCACCCGCTGGCGTACCAGGCGCAACTTTTACATCAGTCCCAACAAGTGTGATTCCGGCATTAGTTGCAGAAACAAAAGAAGTAGTCACTTTAGTAGGATCAACTAAAACATTGTTTAATTTGTCATTCACCAATACATTAGTGAAAGCTGTTCCGCCCACAAAACCATTTACGGCAGTAGGAGCAGTATCATCATTAGCTTCGATTGAAGCAGCAGACACTTTCACTTTAACAATTGCATCGTCACAGTTCGTAGTTAAGTTTATGTTTTCACATATTTTGTAAACCAACTCATAGTCACCCGCTGGTGTTCCAGGCGCAACTTTTACGTCAGTCCCAACAAGTGTGATTCCGGCATTAGTTGCAGAAACAAAAGAAGTAGTCACTTTAGTTGGATCAACAAGAACTCCGTTTAATTTATCATTCACCAATACATTAGTGAAAGCTATTCCGCCTACTAAACCGTTTACGGCAGTAGGAGCAGTATCATCATTAGCTTCGATAGTTGCAGCGGATACTTTTACTTTAACAATTGCTTCGTCACAGTTCGTAGTTAAGTTTATGTTTTCACATATTTTGTAAACCAATTCATAGTCACCCGCTGGTGTTCCAGGCGCAACTTTTACGTCAGTCCCAACAAGTGTGATTCCGGCATTAGTTGCAGAAACAAAAGAAGTAGTCACTTTAGTTGGATCAACAAGAACTCCGTTTAATTTATCATTCACCAATACATTAGTGAAAGCTGTACCACCTGCTAAACCGTTTACGGCAGTAGGAGCAGTATCATCATTAGCTTCGATTGAAGCAGCAGATACTTTTACTTTAACAATTGCATCGTCACAGTTTGTAGTTAAGTTTATGTTTTCACATATTTTGTAAACCAATTCATAGTCACCTGCTGGTGTTCCAGGCGCAACTTTTACGTCAGTCCCAACAAGTGTGATTCCGGCATTAGTTGCAGAAACAAAAGAAGTAGTCACTTTAGTTGGATCAACAAGAACTCCGTTTAATTTATCATTCACTAGTACATTAGTGAAAGCTGTACCACCTGCTAAACCGTTTACGGCAGTAGGAGCAGTATCATCATTAGCTTCGATAGTTGCAGCAGACACTTTTACTTTAACAATTGCATCGTCACAGTTCGTAGTTAAGTTTATGTTTTCACATATTTTGTAAACCAACTCATAGTCACCCGCTGGTGTTCCAGGCGCAACTTTTACGTCAGTCCCAACAAGTGTGATTCCTGCATTAGTTGCAGAAACAAAAGAAGTAGTGACTTTAGTTGGATCAACAAGAACTCCGTTTAATTTATCATTCACCAATACATTAGTGAAAGCTGTACCACCTACTAAACCGTTTACGGCAGTAGGAGCAGTATCGTCATTCGCTTCGATAGTTGCAGCAGACACTTTCACTTTAACAATTGCATCGTCACAGTTCGTAGTTAAGTTTATGTTTTCACATATTTTGTAAACCAACTCATAGTCACCCGCTGGTGTTCCAGGCGCAATTTTTACGTCAGTCCCAACAAGTGTGATTCCGGCATTAGTTGCAGAAACAAAAGAAGTAGTCACTTTAGTTGGATCAACAAGAACTCCGTTTAATTTATCATTCACCAATACATTAGTGAAAGCTGTACCACCTGCTAAACCGTTTACGGCAGTAGGAGCAGTATCATCATTAGCTTCGATTGAAGCAGCGGATACTTTTACTTTAACAATTGCTTCGTCACAGTTTGTAGTTAAGTTTATGTTTTCACATATTTTGTAAACCAACTCATAGTCACCCGCTGGCGTACCAGGCGCAACTTTTACGTCAGTCCCAACAAGTGTGATTCCGGCATTAGTTGCAGAAACAAAAGAAGTAGTCACTTTAGTTGGATCAACAAGAACTCCGTTTAATTTATCATTCACCAATACATTAGTGAAAGCTGTACCACCTACTAAACCGTTTACGGCAGTAGGAGCAGTATCATCATTAGCTTCGATAGTTGCAGCGGATACTTTTACTTTAACAATTGCATCGTCACAGTTTGTAGTTAAGTTTATGTTTTCACATATTTTGTAAACCAACTCATAGTCACCCGCTGGCGTACCAGGCGCAACTTTTACGTCAGTTCCAACAAGTGTAATTCCGGCATTAGTTGCAGAAACAAAAGAAGTAGTCACTTTAGTTGGATCAACAAGAACTCCGTTTAATTTATCATTCACTAGTACATTAGTGAAAGCTGTACCACCTACTAAACCGTTTACGGCAGTAGGAGCAGTATCATCATTAGCTTCGATAGTTGCAGCGGATACTTTTACTTTAACAATTGCATCGTCACAGTTTGTAGTTAAGTTTATGTTTTCACATATTTTGTAAACCAACTCATAGTCACCCGCTGGCGTACCAGGCGCAACTTTTACGTCAGTCCCAACAAGTGTGATTCCGGCATTAGTTGCAGAAACAAAAGAAGTAGTCACTTTAGTTGGATCAACAAGAACTCCGTTTAATTTATCATTCACTAGTACATTAGTAAAAGCTATTCCGCCTACTAAACCGTTTACGGCAGTAGGAGCAGTATCATCATTAGCTTCGATTGAAGCAGCAGACACTTTCACTTTAACAATTGCATCGTCACAGTTCGTAGTTAAGTTTATGTTTTCACATATTTTGTAAACCAACTCATAGTCACCCGCTGGCGTACCAGGCGCAACTTTTACGTCAGTCCCAACAAGTGTGATTCCGGCATTAGTTGCAGAAACAAAAGAAGTAGTCACTTTAGTTGGATCAACAAGAACTCCGTTTAATTTATCATTCACCAATACATTAGTGAAAGCTGTACCACCTGCTAAACCGTTTACGGCAGTAGGAGCAGTATCATCATTAGCTTCGATTGAAGCAGCGGATACTTTTACTTTAACAATTGCTTCGTCACAGTTTGTAGTTAAGTTTATGTTTTCACATATTTTGTAAACCAACTCATAGTCACCCGCTGGCGTACCAGGCGCAACTTTTACGTCAGTCCCAACAAGTGTGATTCCGGCATTAGTTGCAGAAACAAAAGAAGTAGTCACTTTAGTTGGATCAACAAGAACTCCGTTTAATTTATCATTCACCAATACATTAGTGAAAGCTGTACCACCTACTAAACCGTTTACGGCAGTAGGAGCAGTATCATCATTAGCTTCGATAGTTGCAGCGGATACTTTTACTTTAACAATTGCATCGTCACAGTTCGTAGTTAAGTTTATGTTTTCACATATTTTGTAAACCAACTCATAGTCACCTGCTGGTGTTCCAGGCGCAACTTTTACGTCAGTTCCAACAAGAGTGATTCCAGCATTCGTTGCCGAAACAAAAGAAGTAGTCACTTTAGTTGGATCAACAAGAACTCCGTTTAATTTATCATTCACTAGTACATTAGTGAAAGCTATTCCGCCTACTAAACCGTTTACGGCAGTAGGAGCAGTATCATCATTAGCTTCGATTGAAGCAGCAGACACTTTCACTTTAACAATTGCATCGTCACAGTTCGTAGTTAAGTTTATGTTTTCACATATTTTGTAAACCAACTCATAGTCACCCGCTGGCGTACCAGGCGCAACTTTTACGTCAGTCCCAACAAGTGTGATTCCGGCATTAGTTGCAGAAACAAAAGAAGTAGTCACTTTAGTTGGATCAACAAGAACTCCGTTTAATTTATCATTCACCAATACATTAGTGAAAGCTATTCCGCCTACTAAACCGTTTACGGCAGTAGGAGCAGTATCATCATTAGCTTCGATTGAAGCAGCGGATACTTTTACTTTAACAATTGCATCGTCACAGTTCGTAGTTAAGTTTATGTTTTCACATATTTTGTAAACCAACTCATAGTCACCCGCTGGTGTTCCAGGCGCAACTTTTACGTCAGTCCCAACAAGTGTGATTCCGGCATTAGTTGCAGAAACAAAAGAAGTAGTCACTTTAGTTGGATCAACAAGAACTCCGTTTAATTTATCATTCACTAGTACATTAGTAAAAGCTATTCCGCCTACTAAACCGTTTACGGCAGTAGGAGCAGTATCATCATTAGCTTCGATTGAAGCAGCAGACACTTTCACTTTAACAATTGCATCGTCACAGTTCGTAGTTAAGTTTATGTTTTCACATATTTTGTAAACCAACTCATAGTCACCCGCTGGCGTACCAGGCGCAACTTTTACGTCAGTCCCAACAAGTGTGATTCCGGCATTAGTTGCAGAAACAAAAGAAGTAGTCACTTTAGTTGGATCAACAAGAACTCCGTTTAATTTATCATTCACCAATACATTAGTGAAAGCTATTCCGCCTACTAAACCGTTTACGGCAGTAGGAGCAGTATCATCATTAGCTTCGATAGTTGCAGCGGATACTTTTACTTTAACAATTGCTTCGTCACAGTTCGTAGTTAAGTTTATGTTTTCACATATTTTGTAAACCAATTCATAGTCACCTGCTGGTGTTCCAGGCGCAACTTTTACGTCAGTTCCAACAAGAGTGATTCCAGCATTAGTTGCAGAAACAAAAGAAGTAGTCACTTTAGTTGGATCAACAAGAACTCCGTTTAATTTGTCATTCACTAGTACATTAGTGAAAGCTGTACCACCTGCTAAACCGTTTACGGCAGTAGGAGCAGTATCATCATTAGCTTCGATTGAAGCAGCAGACACTTTTACTTTAACAATTGCATCGTCACAGTTCGTAGTTAAGTTTATGTTTTCACATATTTTGTAAACCAACTCATAGTTACCCGCTGGCGTACCAGGCGCAACTTTTACGTCAGTTCCAACAAGTGTGATTCCGGCATTAGTTGCAGAAACAAAAGAAGTAGTCACTTTAGTTGGATCAACAAGAACTCCGTTTAATTTATCATTCACTAGTACATTAGTGAAAGCTGTACCACCTACTAAACCGTTTACGGCAGTAGGAGCAGTATCGTCATTCGCTTCGATAGTTGCAGCAGACACTTTCACTTTAACAATTGCATCGTCACAGTTTGTAGTTAAGTTTATGTTTTCACATATTTTGTAAACCAACTCATAGTCACCCGCTGGCGTACCAGGCGCAACTTTTACGTCAGTCCCAACAAGTGTGATTCCGGCATTAGTTGCAGAAACAAAAGAAGTAGTCACTTTAGTTGGATCAACAAGAACTCCGTTTAATTTATCATTCACCAATACATTAGTGAAAGCTGTACCACCTACTAAACCGTTTACGG from Flavobacterium ovatum carries:
- a CDS encoding gliding motility-associated C-terminal domain-containing protein, translated to MENNYGLNFFSKKAIFITFLLVTLFVSSIISAQVPIFENPTYIDGSGTDKTAGAKYIYYNVVTVDGVKVDAVVTINGIKDAVLVDVDNANNGSGLLLNRFQPTIKTTKDGGYVEFIFEFYKSGTYFTSSKLLVELNSFKLEALDIDGNEYFEAIIPSTAYYTLNTPTTLTVSTTKTPPFTRFQGETSSVDPIKITDTPYIAVVNYPNTNTVKFRYGRSIGNSNVRQYSLSFGEVSFDVPTAPVAVKDSKTDQPTGNVSLNVTLNDSDANNNLDKGTVDLNQTLSGVQNSLIVSGEGTWSVDSDGMVTFTPLATFKADPTPIKYTIKDTTGLVSNQASITITYVKADLLILKIVNNSSPNFSENVIFTLKVTNNGPNNATGVIVGDLLPSGYTYVSDNGSSNYNSSTGKWTIGSIENSGTATLTITAKVKATGAYENIASVSGNEYDTDLTNNISKSKPTPKQSTVTITTIAANFKAQCNGSGNTTELNNWLSTHGGASATTTCSNTSITWTHDYTALSNLCGATGSATVTFTAKDNCGNTATTTATFTISDDIYPTFTSFPNGNTNNQPLCENMPALKFTSYTEVSGDGNINTFLLNEVFKFPNVAPNIYALVKINGLQNATVKLLDDNSNSTSTDGFTPQTNFSVNGTGQQAWIEYKIDFYDATTNALVNMPSFYANFSDIDGNNNFAEQNWTELTADYTVDSPTELTISNSSQWIVATAGTTEYNGVSNSNPQVNISARYQGVTGLIFRVGVISRNGSQSGNGRQHNVEFGCSTNYTTPSTITDEITVECDSVPAAETLTATDNCGNAVVTFNEVKTNGNCANNYVLTRTWTATDECGKSVKRILKINVKDTKAPTWTSAASSLNKTIQCSDASGLTTAQALAPVATDNCGGTVTYTKTSGTFVAGSCANSGTYTNTWIAKDVCLNTSTTFTQVITIIDNTAPTWTSAASSLNKTIQCSDASGLTAAQALAPVATDNCGGTVTYTKTSGAFVAGSCANSGTYTNTWIAKDVCLNTSTTFTQVITIIDNTAPTWTTVAENLNRTIQCSDASGLTAAQALTTVATDNCGGTVTYTKTSGAFVAGSCANSGTYTNTWIAKDVCLNTSTTFTQVITIIDNTAPTWTSAASSLNKTIQCSDASGLTTAQALAPVATDNCGGTVTYTKTSGAFVVGSCANSGTYTNTWIAKDVCLNTSTTFTQVITIIDNTAPTWTSAASSLNKTIQCSDASGLTAAQALAPVATDNCGGTVTYTKTSGAFVVGSCANSGTYTNTWVAKDVCLNTSTTFTQVITIIDNTAPTWTSAASSLNKTIQCSDASGLTTAQALAPVATDNCGGTVTYTKTSGAFVAGSCANSGTYTNTWIAKDVCLNTSTTFTQVITIEDTTAPIFETLPAETSISYTATPSFQQAVATDNCSNVTLTYKDVASTPNCNGSYSITRTWTAKDLCLNISTATQTININEAKILAKNDIGNSVNGFTGGTSFTNVLGNDTFDNQPVLNSQVTTSFVSSTNSGITLSGTNVLVAPGTPSGNYSLTYKICSVSANCACSTATVSVKVFSAIIDAIDDVATTPVNGFVGGIAFTNVLVNDKLNGVLVDPTKVTTSFVSATNAGITLVGTDVNVVAGTPAGNYELVYKICENINPLNCDEAKVTLTVAKPVIDAIDDVALTAVNGFVGGTAFTNVLVNDKLNNVIVDPAKVTTSFVSATNAGITLVGTDVKVAPGTPAGDYELVYKICENINLTTNCDDAIVKVKVSAATIEANDDTAPTAVNGLAGGTAFTNVLVNDKLNGVLVDPTKVTTSFVSATNAGITLVGTDVKVAPGTPAGDYELVYKICENINLTTNCDDAIVKVKVSAATIEANDDTAPTAVNGLVGGTAFTNVLVNDKLNGVLVDPTKVTTSFVSATNAGITLVGTDVKVAPGTPAGDYELVYKICENINLTTNCDDAIVKVKVSAATIEANDDTAPTAVNGLVGGTAFTNVLVNDKLNGVLVDPTKVTTSFVSATNAGITLVGTDVKVAPGTPAGNYELVYKICENINLTTNCDDAIVKVKVSAASIEANDDTAPTAVNGLAGGTAFTNVLVNDKLNGVLVDPTKVTTSFVSATNAGITLVGTDVKVAPGTPAGDYELVYKICENINLTTNCDEAIVKVKVSAATIEANDDTAPTAVNGLVGGIAFTNVLVNDKLNGVLVDPTKVTTSFVSATNAGITLVGTDVKVAPGTPAGDYELVYKICENINLTTNCDDAIVKVKVSAASIEANDDTAPTAVNGLVGGIAFTNVLVNDKLNGVLVDPTKVTTSFVSATNAGITLVGTDVKVAPGTPAGDYELVYKICENINLTTNCDDAIVKVKVSAASIEANDDTAPTAVNGLVGGIAFTNVLVNDKLNGVLVDPTKVTTSFVSATNAGITLVGTDVKVAPGTPAGDYELVYKICENINLTTNCDDAIVKVKVSAASIEANDDTAPTAVNGLVGGIAFTNVLVNDKLNGVLVDPTKVTTSFVSATNAGITLVGTDVKVAPGTPAGDYELVYKICENINLTTNCDDAIVKVKVSAATIEANDDTAPTAVNGLVGGTAFTNVLVNDKLNGVLVDPTKVTTSFVSATNAGITLVGTDVKVAPGTPAGDYELVYKICENINLTTNCDEAIVKVKVSAASIEANDDTAPTAVNGLAGGTAFTNVLVNDKLNGVLVDPTKVTTSFVSATNAGITLVGTDVKVAPGTPAGDYELVYKICENINLTTNCDDAIVKVKVSAASIEANDDTAPTAVNGLVGGIAFTNVLVNDKLNGVLVDPTKVTTSFVSATNAGITLVGTDVKVAPGTPAGDYELVYKICENINLTTNCDDAIVKVKVSAATIEANDDTAPTAVNGLVGGTAFTNVLVNDKLNGVLVDPTKVTTSFVSATNAGITLVGTDVKVAPGTPAGDYELVYKICENINLTTNCDDAIVKVKVSAATIEANDDTAPTAVNGLVGGTAFTNVLVNDKLNGVLVDPTKVTTSFVSATNAGITLVGTDVKVAPGTPAGDYELVYKICENINLTTNCDEAIVKVKVSAASIEANDDTAPTAVNGLAGGTAFTNVLVNDKLNGVLVDPTKVTTSFVSATNAGITLVGTDVKIAPGTPAGDYELVYKICENINLTTNCDDAIVKVKVSAATIEANDDTAPTAVNGLVGGTAFTNVLVNDKLNGVLVDPTKVTTSFVSATNAGITLVGTDVKVAPGTPAGDYELVYKICENINLTTNCDDAIVKVKVSAATIEANDDTAPTAVNGLAGGTAFTNVLVNDKLNGVLVDPTKVTTSFVSATNAGITLVGTDVKVAPGTPAGDYELVYKICENINLTTNCDDAIVKVKVSAASIEANDDTAPTAVNGLAGGTAFTNVLVNDKLNGVLVDPTKVTTSFVSATNAGITLVGTDVKVAPGTPAGDYELVYKICENINLTTNCDEAIVKVKVSAATIEANDDTAPTAVNGLVGGIAFTNVLVNDKLNGVLVDPTKVTTSFVSATNAGITLVGTDVKVAPGTPAGDYELVYKICENINLTTNCDDAIVKVKVSAASIEANDDTAPTAVNGFVGGTAFTNVLVNDKLNNVLVDPTKVTTSFVSATNAGITLVGTDVKVAPGTPAGDYELVYKICENINLTTNCDEAIVKVKVSAATIEANDDTAPTAVNGFVGGTAFTNVLVNDKLNGVIVDPTKVTTSFVSATNAGITLVGTDVKVAPGTPAGDYELVYKICENINLTTNCDDAIVKVKVSAASIEANDDTAPTAVNGLVGGIAFTNVLVNDKLNGVLVDPTKVTTSFVSATNAGITLVGTDVKIAPGTPAGDYELVYKICENINLTTNCDDAIVKVKVSAATIEANNDTAPTAVNGLVGGIAFTNVLVNDKLNGVLVDPTKVTTSFVSATNAGITLVGTDVKVAPGTPAGDYELVYKICENINLTTNCDDAIVKVKVSAATIEANNDTAPTAVNGLAGGTAFTNVLVNDKLNGVLVDPTKVTTSFVSATNAGITLVGTDVKIAPGTPAGDYELVYKICENINLTTNCDDAIVKVKVSAATIEANNDTAPTAVNGLVGGIAFTNVLVNDKLNGVLVDPTKVTTSFVSATNAGITLVGTDVKVAPGTPAGDYELVYKICENINLTTNCDDAIVKVKVSAATIEANNDTAPTAVNGLAGGTAFTNVLVNDKLNGVLVDPTKVTTSFVSATNAGITLVGTDVKIAPGTPAGDYELVYKICENINLTTNCDDAIVKVSVYIPSISITKEGTYVDTNTDGKTNVGDQIKYTFTVKNTGGSILTGITVTDNKVTVNGGPIGLNSNESDTNTFSALYNITEEDINIGVVYNLALAKGTPPVGNPVTGTSTDPTPCTTCPKDPECLDCTMTPLSQNPSISITKDGRYVDTNGDGKTNVGDKINYTFVVKNTGNVTLTNVTVTDNNAVVSGGPIAILAIGTSDDTTFTATHTLTQEDINAGIVYNLATATAKDPKGNPVTGTSTDPTPCTTCTKDPECLDCTMTPLSQNPSIALVKTAAFVDTNNDGFAQVGEKINYFFTVKNTGDVTVINIKVTDPLIPNISNNTIITLLPGDTDATIKGTYVLTQADIDNGKVINTALAKGQDPKGNNVQDISGTTVDNDTKTETPLQQKGIISLLKTGVFVDENNDGFAQAGEKIQYNFKIQNTGNVTLYNISLSDLLPGVVVTGSPISILAIGEINTTAYYATYSLTQDDIRFGTVSNQASVIGKTRFGVDVTAVSSSTSSFEEESTVVGIVGCVVEPLKAVSPNGDGDNDVFYVRGLECYPENTVQIYNRWGVLVFEREQYNNTDRAFKGISEGRVTVSQSSELPTGTYYYIVNYKDTDAVLHQKAGYLYLNR